A section of the Epinephelus moara isolate mb chromosome 3, YSFRI_EMoa_1.0, whole genome shotgun sequence genome encodes:
- the LOC126387812 gene encoding uncharacterized protein LOC126387812, producing the protein MNGLLFLAYCIHILGPLLCGAQTTPTPPVFLSTQNPASAIQDDISKADSTALDSQTQSLNGSTSVASHMSEVATTPTVAVTTSHITSSSPSPTPHPTTPSTPTPSFFIFYSTECLPVFMVAGGLILLSVILLISTLVLMCKVCQLKKHIKMLSNNADQISTTNYWVGTAKKNQSRSETEAKETTVLMTDISQTVEEVGNGTTKEDGGKVNEEGQAGEENKKEEGDTAKSEEASTTPATVAEDASSSKPQEEATDSQPTKAEAASSSTGTEEPKDVV; encoded by the coding sequence ATGAATGGTCTCCTCTTCCTGGCATACTGCATACACATCCTGGGTCCACTATTGTGTGGAGCTCAAACTACCCCAACTCCTCCTGTTTTTTTGAGTACTCAAAATCCTGCCTCAGCTATACAAGATGACATTTCAAAAGCAGACTCCACTGCTCTAGATTCTCAAACACAATCCCTAAATGGCTCCACCAGTGTTGCCAGCCACATGTCTGAGGTTGCCACTACGCCAACTGTAGCAGTCACTACGAGTCATATCACTTCATCTTCACCTTCACCTACCCCACATcccaccaccccttccacccCCACTCCAAGCTTCTTCATCTTTTACAGTACGGAATGTCTTCCAGTGTTCATGGTGGCCGGCGGACTGATCTTACTATCTGTTATTCTGCTGATTTCTACTTTGGTGTTGATGTGCAAAGTGTGTCAGTTGAAGAAACACATCAAGATGCTGAGCAACAACGCTGACCAGATCAGCACCACCAACTACTGGGTGGGAACTGCCAAGAAGAACCAAAGCAGGTCAGAGACAGAAGCCAAAGAGACCACCGTGTTAATGACGGACATCAGTCAAACAGTGGAGGAGGTGGGTAATGGCACCACCAAGGAAGATGGGGGGAAGGTAAACGAGGAAGGACAAGCTGGAGAGGAGAAcaagaaggaggagggagacaCTGCCAAGAGTGAGGAAGCTTCAACTACACCTGCGACCGTTGCTGAAGATGCATCCTCCTCAAAGCCACAAGAGGAGGCCACTGATTCCCAGCCGACTAAAGCTGAagcagcctcctcctccacaggCACTGAGGAACCAAAGGATGTGGTgtag
- the LOC126387887 gene encoding oligodendrocyte-myelin glycoprotein-like isoform X2: MRRHVLLKLSPNEALLELLLLLLLGLHVLAVCPSMCSCSRSHREVDCSWRGLRQLPDGLQHNMRSLNLSHNRFHNLDGRLTAYTHLRFLDLSHNRLSHLPTGLPRSLWQLYAASNRLQLLDKNDTVHQWNLRLLDLSNNKLERAIFINNTLINLCTLNLSNNHFWTLPTNMPVHLEHIDLSHNLLVKVLPGSLDRLVRLTHFYLHANRFPMLPFGVFDKLISLRVITLGDNPWDCHLYDDITYLLSWSQRTPARVLGCPCHTQPVCGGVRPGRTGGWHFASYNLPPLAASAQDLSSMPPEASVTGWWYLSVSALQSTVHTPIETSNTQHHLFTVTPIGISTQRPRSTGTHLTINHLSGTASPAGAEHMLHTDSHLISGTKEDSPTASLHTTDTSSFSDTSFITETPIGADMTLATDRFFTTESPSIQTKKTTTLRTRSVRRKNQSLPSVISNISPTLATCSFLPFLHNLVLLSLILQQVL; encoded by the exons ATGAGAAG GCATGTGCTGCTGAAGCTCTCCCCTAATGAGGCCCTTCTGGAACTCCTGCTCCTGTTGTTGCTGGGGTTGCACGTCCTAGCTGTGTGTCCCTCCATGTGCTCCTGCAGCCGCAGCCACAGAGAGGTCGACTGCTCCTGGAGGGGACTGAGACAGCTGCCCGATGGTCTGCAGCACAACATGCGCTCCCTTAACTTGTCCCACAACCGATTTCACAACCTGGACGGGCGGCTCACCGCGTACACCCATCTCCGCTTCCTCGATTTGTCTCACAACCGGCTGAGCCACCTGCCCACCGGCTTGCCTCGTTCCCTCTGGCAGCTCTACGCCGCCTCCaaccgcctccagctgctggaCAAGAACGATACAGTCCACCAGTGGAATCTGCGACTGCTTGACCTCTCTAACAATAAGCTGGAGCGGGCCATCTTCATCAACAATACGCTGATCAATCTGTGCACGCTCAACTTAAGCAACAATCACTTCTGGACATTGCCTACTAACATGCCTGTGCACCTGGAGCATATAGACCTGTCCCACAACCTGCTTGTGAAGGTGCTGCCGGGCTCTCTGGACCGGCTTGTCAGACTCACTCACTTCTATCTGCATGCTAACCGCTTTCCCATGCTGCCCTTTGGAGTGTTTGACAAGCTGATATCACTTAGAGTTATCACTCTGGGTGACAACCCATGGGACTGTCACCTTTACGACGACATCACCTACTTACTCTCCTGGAGTCAGCGTACCCCTGCCCGTGTCCTGGGCTGCCCTTGCCACACCCAGCCTGTCTGTGGAGGGGTGCGCCCTGGCAGGACTGGAGGGTGGCACTTTGCCTCCTACAACCTGCCCCCCTTAGCAGCGAGTGCCCAGGACCTGAGCTCCATGCCCCCTGAGGCCAGTGTCACCGGGTGGTGGTACCTGTCTGTTTCTGCTCTGCAAAGCACTGTGCACACCCCCATAGAGACCTCCAACACACAGCACCACCTCTTCACAGTCACACCCATTGGCATCTCCACCCAGCGACCCAGAAGCACAGGCACACACCTAACTATTAATCACCTCTCTGGAACTGCTAGCCCAGCTGGCGCAGAGCACATGCTCCATACTGATTCCCATCTCATCTCTGGCACAAAGGAAGACTCACCCACTGCCTCACTCCACACCACCGACACATCCTCTTTTTCTGACACAAGCTTCATTACCGAAACACCCATTGGGGCTGACATGACGCTGGCCACAGACCGATTCTTTACAACAGAGAGCCCCTCCATCCAAACAAAGAAGACAACCACTCTTCGCACCAGGAGTGTGAGGAGGAAGAATCAGTCCCTTCCTAGTGTCATCAGCAACATCAGTCCGACTCTTGCTACCTGCTCCTTTCTCCCTTTCCTACACAACCTGGTGCTACTGTCTCTCATTCTGCAACAAGTCCTATGA
- the LOC126387887 gene encoding oligodendrocyte-myelin glycoprotein-like isoform X1: MRSRHVLLKLSPNEALLELLLLLLLGLHVLAVCPSMCSCSRSHREVDCSWRGLRQLPDGLQHNMRSLNLSHNRFHNLDGRLTAYTHLRFLDLSHNRLSHLPTGLPRSLWQLYAASNRLQLLDKNDTVHQWNLRLLDLSNNKLERAIFINNTLINLCTLNLSNNHFWTLPTNMPVHLEHIDLSHNLLVKVLPGSLDRLVRLTHFYLHANRFPMLPFGVFDKLISLRVITLGDNPWDCHLYDDITYLLSWSQRTPARVLGCPCHTQPVCGGVRPGRTGGWHFASYNLPPLAASAQDLSSMPPEASVTGWWYLSVSALQSTVHTPIETSNTQHHLFTVTPIGISTQRPRSTGTHLTINHLSGTASPAGAEHMLHTDSHLISGTKEDSPTASLHTTDTSSFSDTSFITETPIGADMTLATDRFFTTESPSIQTKKTTTLRTRSVRRKNQSLPSVISNISPTLATCSFLPFLHNLVLLSLILQQVL; encoded by the exons ATGAGAAG CAGGCATGTGCTGCTGAAGCTCTCCCCTAATGAGGCCCTTCTGGAACTCCTGCTCCTGTTGTTGCTGGGGTTGCACGTCCTAGCTGTGTGTCCCTCCATGTGCTCCTGCAGCCGCAGCCACAGAGAGGTCGACTGCTCCTGGAGGGGACTGAGACAGCTGCCCGATGGTCTGCAGCACAACATGCGCTCCCTTAACTTGTCCCACAACCGATTTCACAACCTGGACGGGCGGCTCACCGCGTACACCCATCTCCGCTTCCTCGATTTGTCTCACAACCGGCTGAGCCACCTGCCCACCGGCTTGCCTCGTTCCCTCTGGCAGCTCTACGCCGCCTCCaaccgcctccagctgctggaCAAGAACGATACAGTCCACCAGTGGAATCTGCGACTGCTTGACCTCTCTAACAATAAGCTGGAGCGGGCCATCTTCATCAACAATACGCTGATCAATCTGTGCACGCTCAACTTAAGCAACAATCACTTCTGGACATTGCCTACTAACATGCCTGTGCACCTGGAGCATATAGACCTGTCCCACAACCTGCTTGTGAAGGTGCTGCCGGGCTCTCTGGACCGGCTTGTCAGACTCACTCACTTCTATCTGCATGCTAACCGCTTTCCCATGCTGCCCTTTGGAGTGTTTGACAAGCTGATATCACTTAGAGTTATCACTCTGGGTGACAACCCATGGGACTGTCACCTTTACGACGACATCACCTACTTACTCTCCTGGAGTCAGCGTACCCCTGCCCGTGTCCTGGGCTGCCCTTGCCACACCCAGCCTGTCTGTGGAGGGGTGCGCCCTGGCAGGACTGGAGGGTGGCACTTTGCCTCCTACAACCTGCCCCCCTTAGCAGCGAGTGCCCAGGACCTGAGCTCCATGCCCCCTGAGGCCAGTGTCACCGGGTGGTGGTACCTGTCTGTTTCTGCTCTGCAAAGCACTGTGCACACCCCCATAGAGACCTCCAACACACAGCACCACCTCTTCACAGTCACACCCATTGGCATCTCCACCCAGCGACCCAGAAGCACAGGCACACACCTAACTATTAATCACCTCTCTGGAACTGCTAGCCCAGCTGGCGCAGAGCACATGCTCCATACTGATTCCCATCTCATCTCTGGCACAAAGGAAGACTCACCCACTGCCTCACTCCACACCACCGACACATCCTCTTTTTCTGACACAAGCTTCATTACCGAAACACCCATTGGGGCTGACATGACGCTGGCCACAGACCGATTCTTTACAACAGAGAGCCCCTCCATCCAAACAAAGAAGACAACCACTCTTCGCACCAGGAGTGTGAGGAGGAAGAATCAGTCCCTTCCTAGTGTCATCAGCAACATCAGTCCGACTCTTGCTACCTGCTCCTTTCTCCCTTTCCTACACAACCTGGTGCTACTGTCTCTCATTCTGCAACAAGTCCTATGA